The following are encoded together in the Verrucomicrobiota bacterium genome:
- a CDS encoding DEAD/DEAH box helicase, whose product MSLNPSIALDHVIEEYRDHLQSEFRARDRALRQALETELDRPLFLAQEPFYQAHRPFRAGESWNHLPLDPAIARAMAARSRSEVAFLQQSEAIHHLLGPTASPLVVTTGTGSGKTECFLLPVIQNAIAELVDHHLNYRSRWLRFDSLCFGESERIRHRALNEAIAIVTTA is encoded by the coding sequence ATGAGCCTAAATCCTAGTATCGCTCTGGATCATGTCATCGAAGAGTATCGCGACCACCTCCAATCGGAATTCCGCGCCCGTGACCGGGCCTTGCGGCAGGCACTGGAAACCGAACTTGATCGACCACTGTTCCTTGCTCAGGAGCCCTTTTATCAGGCGCATCGCCCATTCCGCGCCGGCGAGTCATGGAATCACTTGCCCCTTGATCCTGCGATTGCCCGAGCCATGGCGGCACGTTCGCGCAGCGAAGTTGCGTTTCTGCAGCAGTCAGAAGCCATTCATCACCTGCTCGGACCGACTGCGTCGCCGCTTGTGGTTACCACCGGCACCGGTTCCGGTAAAACCGAGTGTTTCCTACTACCGGTCATTCAGAACGCCATTGCCGAGTTAGTTGATCATCATCTGAACTATCGCAGCCGTTGGCTGCGGTTCGACTCGCTTTGTTTTGGAGAAAGCGAACGGATCAGGCATAGAGCTTTGAATGAAGCAATTGCCATTGTGACCACCGCATGA
- a CDS encoding S8 family peptidase, with protein sequence MPQKSHDGYRHFLFDHQGVVHSFTPPPSRGSSIKFPPRERQQHAARLNNQLACIQEAADRIHKERVATGLSTEWGLLLEFTSDGGFPLNVDSLDKSGLTLLNVRKRLVVIKGKQEEMTLATVRVPFGKLDVLVKKIEAYRSQQTLNGHYKNEKLVATIAEIRIAALEAFWTEEEKPMPDCKEPTAWEVWLHVGDGEDGRQSVLQLFRQQAAALKIDIERPQINLPENTVLLIRATRQQLEQSLDLLNCLTELRAPQVTASFFTAMSPIEQNAWTADLLERVIPPGPDQPSVCLLDTGVNQGHPLLSASLQMQDMHAYDPNWGVTDTQQPNGHGTQMAGLALFGDLTFPLEGNMPIQLTHCLESVKIIPPVGANDPKLYGAITKECVARAEIGAPQRSRVFSMQITSVDTRARGRPTSWSAELDQICAGAGESADNQRLVFVSAGNTDIQYSAEYPAKNETEQIHDPAQAWNAVTVGAFTNKVNIDQQAMPGWQPLAPDGALAPASTTSLVWNDQWPIKPDVVMEGGNKATNPADGSADYHDSLQLLSTNANFRSRLLGVTGDTSAATVLAARTAAIIQAEYPHYWPETLRALLIHSARWTPAMLDNVNVCDIPKSKWPSILRKFGYGSPNLQAALRSASSSVTLICQDEIQPFIIEDGQIKTNELKLHTLKWPREILLQYGLTQAEMRVTLSYFVEANPGPRQTNDRYRYASCGLRFDVKRPEEDDARFRARINREARDEENTGRAGAADSQDWDLGIKLRHRGSVHSDTWRGTAAQLAEKNQIAVYPVNGWWRLRPHLQRHNSRLRYALVVTIRTPEQDVDIYTAISTQVHVPVTIAIHQSV encoded by the coding sequence ATGCCCCAGAAAAGTCACGACGGTTATCGACACTTTCTGTTTGATCACCAAGGGGTAGTCCACTCCTTTACGCCACCACCCAGTCGGGGAAGTAGTATCAAGTTTCCACCCAGAGAACGTCAGCAACATGCTGCCCGATTAAATAATCAACTTGCGTGCATTCAGGAGGCTGCTGATCGTATTCACAAGGAACGTGTTGCAACTGGCCTGTCCACTGAATGGGGGCTGCTTCTTGAGTTTACCAGCGATGGAGGTTTTCCCCTCAATGTTGATTCACTGGATAAATCCGGGCTCACCCTTTTAAACGTCCGTAAACGGTTGGTTGTCATTAAAGGCAAACAGGAAGAAATGACTCTTGCTACCGTCCGCGTACCATTTGGTAAATTGGACGTTTTAGTTAAAAAAATTGAGGCTTATCGAAGCCAACAAACCCTGAATGGGCATTATAAGAACGAGAAACTTGTTGCGACCATTGCCGAGATACGCATAGCGGCCTTGGAGGCTTTCTGGACGGAAGAGGAAAAGCCCATGCCCGACTGCAAAGAGCCCACTGCTTGGGAAGTTTGGCTCCATGTGGGGGATGGGGAAGACGGTCGCCAAAGCGTACTGCAATTGTTCCGTCAGCAAGCTGCCGCACTGAAAATTGACATAGAAAGACCGCAGATTAATCTTCCTGAAAATACGGTATTGCTCATTCGTGCCACAAGACAGCAACTCGAACAGTCCTTAGATTTGTTGAACTGTTTAACCGAGTTGCGTGCGCCTCAGGTCACCGCTTCCTTTTTTACGGCCATGAGCCCTATCGAACAGAATGCGTGGACCGCCGACCTGCTTGAACGCGTCATTCCTCCTGGTCCTGATCAACCATCGGTTTGTTTACTCGATACTGGTGTCAATCAGGGGCATCCCTTGTTGTCCGCATCCCTTCAAATGCAGGATATGCATGCCTATGATCCCAATTGGGGGGTGACGGATACTCAGCAACCTAATGGGCACGGTACTCAGATGGCGGGACTGGCATTATTTGGCGACCTTACCTTTCCGTTAGAGGGAAACATGCCAATTCAACTCACCCACTGTCTTGAATCGGTGAAAATAATACCTCCGGTTGGTGCTAACGATCCGAAGCTTTACGGAGCCATTACCAAGGAGTGCGTAGCACGGGCCGAAATTGGCGCACCTCAACGAAGTCGAGTTTTTTCCATGCAAATCACCAGTGTGGATACTCGGGCTAGGGGACGCCCCACTTCTTGGTCTGCCGAACTGGATCAAATCTGCGCGGGCGCTGGTGAATCTGCTGATAACCAACGACTGGTTTTTGTAAGTGCGGGTAATACCGATATCCAGTATTCTGCCGAATATCCCGCCAAGAACGAAACCGAGCAGATTCACGATCCAGCCCAAGCTTGGAATGCGGTGACTGTTGGGGCTTTCACCAACAAGGTGAATATAGACCAACAAGCCATGCCAGGGTGGCAGCCTTTGGCGCCCGATGGAGCACTGGCACCAGCCAGCACCACCTCTCTTGTCTGGAATGATCAATGGCCCATCAAACCAGATGTTGTGATGGAAGGTGGCAATAAAGCAACCAATCCGGCGGATGGTTCAGCTGATTACCACGATTCTCTCCAACTGCTTTCTACAAACGCTAATTTTCGATCCCGCCTCTTGGGGGTAACTGGTGACACTAGTGCCGCGACGGTGCTGGCGGCTCGCACCGCCGCCATTATTCAAGCTGAATATCCTCATTATTGGCCGGAAACCCTTCGCGCTCTGCTGATCCATTCTGCGCGTTGGACTCCAGCCATGTTGGACAATGTGAACGTGTGCGATATTCCAAAATCCAAATGGCCTTCAATACTTAGGAAATTCGGTTATGGTTCCCCCAACCTTCAAGCGGCTCTGCGCAGTGCCAGCAGTTCAGTTACTTTGATCTGCCAGGATGAAATTCAGCCCTTCATCATTGAAGATGGGCAAATCAAAACGAATGAACTGAAACTCCACACATTGAAGTGGCCTCGTGAAATTCTCCTGCAATACGGCCTCACGCAGGCTGAAATGCGGGTTACCCTGTCCTACTTTGTTGAGGCCAACCCTGGTCCTCGTCAAACGAACGACCGTTATCGTTACGCTTCGTGTGGTCTACGCTTTGATGTTAAACGCCCCGAAGAGGATGACGCTAGATTTCGTGCCCGCATCAATCGTGAAGCGCGTGATGAGGAAAATACAGGACGAGCAGGAGCTGCGGACTCTCAAGACTGGGATTTGGGTATCAAATTACGGCATCGCGGGTCGGTTCACAGCGATACTTGGCGCGGCACTGCAGCCCAATTGGCGGAGAAGAATCAAATTGCTGTGTACCCAGTCAATGGTTGGTGGCGTCTTCGTCCACATCTCCAACGCCATAATAGTCGTTTGCGCTATGCTTTAGTGGTAACCATCCGCACTCCGGAACAGGATGTTGATATTTACACGGCTATTTCCACGCAGGTTCATGTGCCGGTTACGATTGCCATTCACCAGTCCGTATGA
- a CDS encoding ATP-binding protein: protein MVLFRFSAPLYHLIWQFQPVRAHSFKESLFCWLAVFYSNILLAKPMATAEQIKALVKSHADTDDARFYAIAMQVAANEAKNGHADFAAELRALIDKAREKRALVTSGGAVLQFAAPRGELADLLTAYYPETRLSDMILAPELSVRLQRILDEQRHIGKLRGHNLKPRQKLLLTGPPGCGKTMTASALAGELGIPLLVVRLDGLITKFMGETTVKLRMIFDSVERTRAVYLFDEFDSIGLERGQGSDVGEIRRVLNSFLTFIELHTGTSLIIAATNHGHSLDAALFRRFDDLLDFQLPDRTAIRQTLQRRLALAPGKVAVDLGKATTAAFGMSFAEIVKACDETIKEMLLRDRADVNTAELLAAIRERHTFLKRGQP, encoded by the coding sequence ATGGTGTTGTTCCGCTTTAGCGCTCCACTTTACCATCTAATTTGGCAATTCCAGCCGGTCCGTGCACATTCCTTCAAAGAATCGCTTTTCTGCTGGCTAGCAGTCTTTTATTCCAATATCTTATTGGCAAAACCGATGGCGACCGCAGAACAAATTAAAGCACTGGTTAAAAGCCACGCGGACACTGACGACGCGCGGTTTTACGCCATTGCTATGCAGGTAGCTGCTAACGAGGCAAAGAATGGTCATGCTGACTTTGCTGCCGAGCTGAGAGCGTTAATAGACAAAGCCCGCGAGAAACGAGCTCTGGTTACCAGCGGGGGAGCAGTGCTTCAATTTGCCGCGCCGCGCGGCGAACTGGCAGACTTGTTGACCGCTTATTATCCTGAGACCCGTTTGTCTGACATGATTCTTGCCCCCGAACTATCGGTTCGGTTACAACGCATTCTTGATGAGCAGCGGCATATTGGCAAACTGCGAGGCCACAACCTCAAACCCCGGCAGAAATTGCTTCTCACTGGCCCTCCGGGTTGTGGCAAGACCATGACAGCCTCTGCCCTTGCGGGGGAGCTTGGTATCCCATTGCTGGTGGTTAGACTCGATGGTTTAATCACCAAGTTCATGGGCGAGACGACTGTCAAACTGCGGATGATCTTCGACTCCGTTGAACGCACGCGGGCTGTATATCTTTTTGATGAGTTTGATTCCATTGGTTTGGAACGCGGTCAAGGGTCCGATGTTGGTGAGATTCGTCGGGTTTTGAATAGTTTTTTAACTTTTATTGAACTTCACACTGGAACCAGCTTGATAATTGCGGCGACCAACCACGGACACAGTTTGGATGCAGCACTTTTCCGGCGGTTCGACGATCTGCTGGATTTCCAATTGCCTGACCGTACTGCAATTCGGCAGACGCTGCAACGACGGCTGGCTCTGGCTCCTGGCAAAGTGGCAGTTGACTTGGGCAAAGCCACTACTGCGGCGTTTGGCATGAGTTTTGCCGAGATAGTTAAGGCTTGCGACGAAACCATCAAGGAAATGTTGTTGCGAGACCGTGCGGATGTAAACACTGCTGAGTTGTTGGCAGCTATCCGTGAGCGGCACACCTTTTTAAAACGAGGCCAACCATGA
- a CDS encoding restriction endonuclease — MDEKMYAEAVEYEKFTQTVYQAILQNENAGNIKVEHNLDIKGRSGVTHQVDVSWRFRRATVEHHVLIECKNYASDITLEKVRNFFAVIHDIGNCQGIMVTKTGYQKGVIEFAKHYGIGLKLLRKPTEEDWKGRIKNIHVKIKEVSLVSTPEQAPRVEIFFPADTVQPIKDALQNGELTFANGPDMVFLSAQGEPIIDEFRRWLPKSLADDGKGAGGPYIKIIPLPDHYIQCRDKSGASHIVKVEGVKITYHREELDMTEIVIAGEEIVEAILKDFNSGKIEHIHKKRASHDRK, encoded by the coding sequence ATGGACGAGAAAATGTATGCCGAGGCTGTGGAATACGAAAAATTTACACAGACTGTTTACCAGGCGATTCTCCAAAATGAAAACGCTGGCAACATCAAAGTTGAACATAACTTGGACATCAAAGGGCGCTCCGGAGTTACACATCAAGTTGATGTCAGTTGGCGCTTCCGCCGCGCCACGGTCGAACATCACGTCCTGATCGAGTGCAAAAACTACGCGAGTGATATCACGCTCGAAAAGGTCCGCAACTTTTTTGCGGTCATACACGACATCGGGAATTGTCAGGGTATCATGGTCACGAAGACGGGCTACCAAAAGGGGGTAATCGAGTTTGCCAAACACTACGGTATTGGGCTAAAACTCCTGCGAAAGCCAACCGAAGAGGATTGGAAGGGTAGAATCAAAAACATCCACGTGAAAATCAAGGAAGTCAGTTTGGTTTCCACGCCAGAGCAAGCGCCTCGCGTGGAAATTTTCTTCCCTGCCGATACCGTCCAACCTATTAAAGATGCGTTACAAAATGGCGAACTCACTTTCGCAAATGGCCCTGATATGGTTTTCCTTAGCGCGCAAGGCGAGCCAATAATAGATGAATTTCGCCGCTGGCTTCCCAAGTCACTTGCAGACGATGGCAAGGGCGCAGGTGGTCCATACATAAAGATAATCCCGCTACCTGACCACTACATCCAATGCAGAGACAAATCCGGGGCGTCCCATATTGTCAAAGTCGAAGGCGTCAAAATCACGTATCACCGTGAGGAGTTGGATATGACTGAAATCGTCATTGCTGGCGAAGAAATTGTTGAGGCAATTCTGAAGGATTTCAATTCTGGAAAAATCGAGCACATTCATAAAAAGAGGGCAAGCCATGACCGGAAATAA